Part of the Robbsia sp. KACC 23696 genome, ATCGCAACGCCGTTTGCCAGCGCATCCTGCGTATTGCGGAACACCACCGGCGCCCCATCGATTTCGAGATGCCCCGTGGTCGGCTGGTAGGCGCCGCTGAGAATTTTCAACAGCGTGGATTTTCCCGCGCCGTTCTCGCCCATCAAGGCATGTACGGCACCGGGCCGGCAGGTGAAACTGATACCGGCCAGCGCCGTGACGCCGGGGAAGGTCTTGCCGATATCGCAAAAAGCCAGCGAGGTTGCATTTGCTTGCATGGCTTTGCTCCGTAAAAAATGAACGACAAAGACGCGAAAAGCACGCCCGTCCAGCGGGGCGTGCGACAGTCAACGCGCCAAGAACTTATTCCAGGCCCTTCTTCTTCAGCTCTTCATGGAAGTTGTCACGCGTGATCAATACGACGTCGGTCACCTCGGTGAACTTCGGCGGCTCGATGCCCTTCGTCACCCAGTCATGCAACATCGTGATGCTCTTGGTGCCATGGATATCCGGGCTCGGCAGCAGCGAACCGTAAAAGCCGGTGGGCTTGGTCTTCGACAATTCGTTGACCGCATCCACGCCGTTGATGCCGATACCGATGACATTCGGCGCTTGGAAGCCGTTGCCTTCCGTCGCCCGCACGCCGCCTAGCACCGTGTTGTCGTTCATGCCGATGATCAGCCAGTTTTTGACGTTCGGGTGTTGCACCAGCAGCGAGTTACCGGCATCCAGCGCCCCGGGGATGTCGTTGCTCTTCGTCGGCACCGTATAGATCTGCGAGGCCGGGAATCCGGCGGCCTTCAACGCGGACATCGCGCCGTCGGTACGACGCCGGGCGGTATCAAGCTCATTCGCCGTAATCACCATCGCACCGGTAATTTTCGGATCCCAATGACGCTTCTGCATTTCCTTGTACAGCTCCTGCCCCTGACGCTCACCCACCTTCGTCGCGGCCATCATAACCAGCGGCACATCGGTCATCGGCTGGCCCTTCGAATTGACGAATTGATCGTCCACCGCCACGACCTTCAAGCCCGCGGCCTTCGCCTTCGCGACGATGGCCGGTCCCAGTCTGGGATCGGGCGTACAGATGACGAATCCCTTTGCGCCGTTTGCCGCCAGGCTGTCGATAGCAGCCAGCGTTTTCTCACCGTCGGGCACGGCGATTTTCAAGACGTCGAAACCGTCCTTTTGGCCCGCCTTGTCGGCGAACTTCCATTCGGTCTGGAACCACGGCTCTTCCGGTTGCTTCACCAGGAACCCTAATTTTTCCGCATGGCTTTGGGCGCTCGCGAGCGCCAGCATCGAGGTCAACAGGCCCGCCGCTACCGCGCGGCCGTATACCTTCATCGAAATACGCATCGTCGTTGTCTCCATCATTTTTCGTTTCCGACCTCGCATCAGTCGGCGTACCGCGCCTGTATCGGAGTCCAGTGAGCGATTTAATTCAAATCCCAAAATATGGGTTGAGTAATCGTTATCCAGGACCTTCGTTCGATGCGGTATCCCACATATTGGGTCGTGCGTTATTTGAATGGTTGAAAAGCCAAATTCTGCCTTTCTAAATCCTTTCCATTACCGTCCCAAGCCACGATAGCTAGGTATCCATACGAACGCAGACTGGGTGTGCAGAGAATATGGTAAGACTATTTAGGCACTCAATACGGGTAAGCACCGAGTCAAACGGGCATGACGGCAGCCATTGGTATTACTAGAATGCCCTTCAGGCCTGCCAGCAATCCTGGCGATAATTAGCTAACATAATTGCACCGCATTCGCGACAACGCCGCACCGAGACCATTCTTTCTGATATGACGACTACTGCTTCGAATAACGGCCCTGACGATTTGCCGGCGTCGAATTCCACCGCTTCGCATTCGACCGAAACCGCGCACAAGCGCTACGCCACTTATCCCAGCCTGAAAGATCGCAGCGTCTTCATAAGCGGCGGCGCCACCGGCATCGGCGCGACGTTAGTCAGCGCATTCGTCGCGCAAGGCGCACGTGTCGGCTTCGTCGACCTGGACAAAGCGGCCGGTGAAGCGCTGGTCGAGAAGCTCGGTGCGAATCCCGCCACCGTCCACCGCCCTTGTTTTGTCGCATGCGACGTCACCGAGGAAGCGGCACTCAATGAAGCGATCGCTACGGTGCGCGCCGCTTGCGGCCCGATCACGATCCTGGTGAACAACGCGGCAAACGACAAACGCCATCGTATCGAAGAGACCAGCTACGCATTCTGGGATAAAGGCATCGCCGTCAATCTGCGCCACCAATTCTTTGCGGCGCAGCAAGTCATGGAAGACATGAAACAGGCCGGCGGCGGCTCGATCGTCAATTTCGGTTCGACGAGCTGGAAGCTAAAGCAAGGCGGCATGCCGGCCTATACCGCATCGAAAGCCGCGGTACAGGGATTGACCCGCTGCCTGGCGCGGGACCTGGGACCTTTCAAGATCCGCGTCAATACCGTCGTGCCCGGCTGGGTCATGACCGAAAAGCAGCTCGCGCTTTGGGTCGACGACGCCGCCAAGGACGATATTGCAAAGGGGCAGTGCATCAATGAGCCGTTGCTGCCCGAGCATATCGCCAACATGACCTTGTTCCTCGCCGCCGACGATAGCGCGATGTGTACCGCCCAGGATTTCGTCGTCGACGGTGGATGGACCTGATCGTGATCGAACTGCACGCACAGCTGTTTCACGATGCCAAGGCGACGCTTGGCGAGTGCATATTGTGGGACGACGCCGAGTCGGCCCTCTACTGGACCGATATCGAAAATGCCGTCTTGTGGCGTCATACGTTTGCGGCGGATGTCGACTGGTCTAGCGGCGCACCGCGGCATTACGAGACACATCATTGGCGGCTTCCGGAGCGCCTGGCCAGCTTCGCGCTCTGTTCGCGTCGAGGATGGCTGCTGCTCGGGCTGGCATCCCGTCTCGCTTTGTTCGAGCCGGCAAGCGGCACCTTGGTCGATATCGCCGCCGTCGAGGCGGACGAGGCACGCACGCGTGTCAACGATGGTCGCTGCGATCCACAAGGACGCTTTGTTTTCGGGATGTTCGATCAGTCAGCCGAACCGGAGGCGATCGGCCATTTTTGGCGCCTGAACGCCGATCTCCGGCTCGAACGGTTGCCGTTGCCCCGCGTAGCCTGTGCCAATAGCATCGCTTTCGATACCGAGGCGTTCCACCGCCCCCGGGGCGCGGCGTCGGTGGATACGGCGTCGTCCGCACAAGGGCAGACGTCGGCGGACACGTGGTTGTACTTCGCCGACTCGATGACGCGGCAGATCCATCGCGCCGATTACTTTGCCGATGGACGGATCGGCAGCCCGGTGCATTTTGCGACGCTGCAGGCCGATGAAAGCAGTCCCGACGGTTCGACCATCGATCGCGATGGCGGCTTGTGGAACGCCCACTGGGATGGCAGCCGGATGGTGCGCTTCGATACGCACGGCGCCGTCTCCGCGCATGTCCACGTTGCGGCATCGCGCCTGACCTGTGCCACGTTCGGCGGGCCTGACCGGCGCACGCTGTTCATCACCAGCGCGCGAACGGGAATGGACGGCGCGGCGCTCGCGGCGGAACCTCTGGCCGGCGGCATCTTCGCCGTACGAACCGATTTCACCGGGATGCCGGAGCATCGTTTCAAAGGCGCCTGAATGTAACGCGCGGGCGCACTGGCTGGTAGGGCAAACAGCGTGTTTTATTTGTGAGATAGAGAAGTTGGACGATGGTACGAGACGATCCCCGTCGTCATTCCTGAGTCCAATGGGGGGGCCGGCAGCCATGCCGGTCGATTCAGGTCGCAAGACCGATTTATCTGGAGAGGAGGCGCAGCGTCGAGCTTGCCGCGTATCAAAAAAAATAAGCGTGATTTTTTTACAAGTGCGAACGGATAGCCGTTTCGCATGACAACACGTCGTTACATGGAAGAGACAATGAAAAAAGCGTTGATTGTGACGTCGTTGGCGTCCCTGGCATTTCCCCTGACGAGCGCCTTCGCGCAGAGCAGCGTAACGCTGTATGGCCGCCTGGATGCCGGCATCGAGTACATGAACGGGCTTCAACCGACGACGCCGGGCGGGGGCAGCAGCCGCTGGCGTGCCGAGAGCGGCGACTGGGGCACGAGCCTGTGGGGCTTGAAGGGAGCGGAAGAACTGGGCGGCGGTATGCAGGCGGTGTTCCGATTGGAAGGCGCCTTCAACACGATGACCGGCACCGGCCCGGGCAACAATCAGATCTTCGATCGCTTCGCAACGGTCGGCCTGGCCAGCAAGCAATACGGTACGTTCAACATGGGCCGTGAGCTGGCCATCGCGAATGGCGTGTGGGACTTCGATCCGTTCGGCCAGTCGAACTGGTCGTCGGCGTCGTTGGTCCGCGGTCGTAACTGGAACCATACCAGCAACAACGTGTCGTATCAGTCGCCGAACTTCGCCGGCTTCGATTTCGCCGGACAGTACTCGTTGTCAAACGCGACGAACTTCAACGGCAATGGCACGACGACGCAAGGTCGTGCCGACGGCGCGCAGGTCACGTACACGTCATCGGTGTTCCAGGTCCGGGGCATCTACGACGAATTACGGGATAGCGCCAATGGCGCCTTGGACAGCGCGTTCACGGCCTCGCGCGAATACACCGGCGCGGTAAACGTCTTCCTCGGTCCGTTCACGGTCCGCGCCGCGTATCAGGCGATCCGCTCCTCCGGCGGCGCGTATATCGCGGGTCAGCCGACGTCGCTCGATCATGAATGGGGCGGCATCACCTGGCAGGCCACGCCGGCAGCCACTGTCACGGCCGCGGTCTATCACGTGAACGCCAACAAGGGCAGCGGCAACGCCACGATGTATGCACTTGGCGGCACCTATAACCTGTCCAAGCGCACCCAGTTGCACCTGGAAGCGGCAACGGTGCAGAACAGTTCTACCGCGAACTTCAGCCTGAACGCCAACGCCGCGGGGACCACGCCGGATACCGGCAATCCGCTCGCCGGGCATAGCCAAACCGGCGTCTTCGCCGGTATCGAGCACTTGTTCTGACGCACGTCGTCGGCGGGTCGTCGCCTGCCGTCGAACGATTCAACGGCGCAGCGGTCGGCAAAATGCGCGGAGATCCTCCGCGAGCAATGCCGGCTGCTCCAACGCCGCGAAATGGCCACCCCGTGGCATCGATGTCCAACGCTGGACATGGCAGACCCGTTCGACCCAGCTTCTCGGCGGCATCGATATTTCGCGTGGGAAGACGGCAACGCCGCACGGCGGCGCAATGCGCTCCCCTTGCGCGAAGGCGAGCGGACAGGCCTTGCTTTCCTTGTAGAGCCGCAGCGACGCGTCGATCGTCCGGCTGAACCAGTAAATTGAGATATCGGTCAACAGCGTGTCGCGGGACAGCACACGCGTGACATCCCCGTCACAATCGCTCCAGCTGCGGCACTTCTCCACGATCCATGCGGCCAGACCTGCCGGCGAGTCCGTCAAGGCCTGCGCCAGCGTATGCGGCTTTGTTGCGTGTAACGCCGCGTACGCCCCCTCCGCCGCGGCCCACTGCGCGCTGCGCGTCAGATACCGCGCTTCTTCCGGGCTCGGCGGCGCACCGTCCAACGATGGCTGAAACGCGCCCGGAATGTAATTGAGATGAAATCCGGCGACCTGCTCCGGGAAATCGCGCGCGAGCCACATCGACACGCCGGCACCAATGTCCCCGCCTTGCGCCACGAATCGTGGATAACCGAGACCCGACATCAATCGCTGCCACAGTGCCGCGATACGACGCGGGTTCATACCGGTTTCCCGTGGCGGCGCCGAAAAACCATAGCCGGGCAAGGACGGCACCACCACATCGAATGCATCCGCCGGATCGCCACCGAACGCGGCCGGATCGGTCAGCATCGGGATCAGCGCCTCCATCTCGATAAACGAACCGGGCCAACCGTGCGTCAGCACCAGCGGCATCGGCTTCGGCCCCTTGCCACGTTGATGGACGAAGTGGATCGTCTGGCCATCGATGCACGCGTGCCACTGGGGCAAGGCATTGAGCCGCCGTTCCTGTTCCCGCCAATCGAAGGCATCCTGCCAGTACGTCACGAGCTCGCGTAGGAAAGCGGTGTCGCTCCCATCCGACCAGTCGTCGACCAGCGGCGCGGCGGCCCAGCGCGTCAGCCGCAGGCGATCGCGCAAGTCCTGCCATTCGCTGTCGGGAATGGCTATCTGAAAGGGGGTGATATCGCGCATCGACAAGGTGGGCAAGACGTTGCTCCTTTTTCTGGCGGTGGGCATGGGGTGCGGTCGGCCTGCTTTCGCGCGGCATAAGCAGCCCTCACGCCAGGTCCAACACCCATCATGCCACGTCTGCCCTGTCGGCTTAGCGCGTGACTGCAGTCACTTCCACCTCGATTTTGAAACCGAAATGCAGCGGACCGGTGGGCACGATCGCGCGCGCCGGCCGCGCCGCGCCGGCCCATTGGGCGTAGATCTCATTAAAACGTGGCCAGTTGTCGATATCGTCGAGATAGACGCGCACTTGCACCAGTTGCGCGACGCCGACGCCGGCAGCGGCGAGCGCCTGTTTCACATTGTCGAGCACTTGTGCCGTCTGCGCCTCGAACGTCGCGTCGATCAGCTTTTCGCCACTCGCCGTGATCGGCAACTGGCCCGACACGAAGACAAAGCCATTTGCAACGCTCACATGGCTGTAGTGACCGCCAGGACGCGCCAACGTCGGCGTATCGGGAAATTGCGGCAACTTGGGTTCGAACTCACCAACCATGAAATCGGCTCCATACAGTCAATTCGCCCTCGGCATCCAGGGCGTGATATTCGGGAAACTGCGCACCTGTCGCGCAGGCGTGATTCGGCAGGATACGGAGCTTCGTGCCGATCGGAAACCGATCGCGGATATCCACCGTATCCGATACCGCCGCCGAACCTGTCGAACCGTCGTCGATGTCGATCGGCGAAAGGATGCCATGCTCCTGATTCGCGCCGCTCAAAAGATAGCCCGCGATCGGGGTGCCGTCCAGCGTACACGGTTGACCGTAGCCGAAGTCGCGGTCTTGTTTGGACGTACCGCGATCGCGGCTCATCGCCATCCAGCCGGCGTCGAGAATGGCCCACCCTTTGTCCGCTTGATGCCCGATCACGGTGGTCAGCACACTCAGCGCGATGTCGTCGAAGCGGCACACGCCCACATTGCGCATCACCAGATCGAACAACACATAAACGCCGGCACGCACTTCGGTGACGCCCTCCAGATGGCGTGCCGCGAGTGCGGTCGGCGTCGAGCCCACGCTGACGCCTTCACAGGCCAGGCCGATATCGCGCAAGCGCTGCGCCGCGCGGACACATCCCGCCCGCTCTTGCTCGGCGAGGGCCTCCAGCGCGTCCGGCGTATTCAATTCATAGCTCGACCCGGCATGGGTCATGACACCGCCTATTTTCACATCGGCGTCGCGCAGGATCCGCCCGACTTCGAGCAGGCTTTCCTCTTCCGGCGTGATGCCCGAGCGGTGACCATCGGTATCCACTTCGATCCAGACCTCAAAGGCAACGCCCTGTTCGCGCACGAACTCGCCGACGGCCAGCGCCGCCGCAGGATTGTCCACCACGAGCTTCAGATCGCACCCCTTCTGCTTCAGCGCCATTGCCCGCTTCAACTTCGACGGATCGATGCCTACCGCGTAAAGAATATCGACCACCCCTGCAGCGAAGAAGGCTTCGGCTTCTTTCAGCGTGGACACGGTGATGCCCTTGGCGCCGGCGGCGATCTGCGCGCGCACGACCTCCACGCATTTCGTCGTTTTCACGTGCGGCCGAAAATGGACGCCCAGCGTACGCATGTGCTGCTGCATCAGCGCGATGTTATGGTCCATCCGCGGGACATCGATGATGGCGGCGGGGGTATCGAGCAGGTCGAGCGACATGATTTTATTCTGCATGGTGATTCGTTGCCTTACCGAATTGGGAAACCCAGGGCACGAGGCGATCCAGATGGGAGGACGTCAGGTCGGGGGCAACCGCCCCCTGAACCAGCGGTAAACCGACACGATTATGCCAATAAGTCCGCAGACCGACCGCGGCCGTCCCGAACATGTCATAGCTCGAACCGGCGACGAATGCCGCCTCTGCGGCGTCGACACCGAGTGCGTCGAGGGCCATGCGGTACGGCAGCGGATCCGGTTTGTAAACACCGGCCTCCTCAGCGGTCACGATGACATCCCACTTTACCGGGAAGATCGCTGCCGCTTGCCTGCCGAGTGCGACGGAGCAGTTCGTCACGATGGCGAGCTTGCAATGATTCTGCAGCTGTTGCAAAGCGTCGAGCGCGCCACTCCACGGCGCGAGCTGCAGCCAGTTTTCTTCCAACGCGCTCGCCGCCGAGGCCGGAAGGCCGACGTTGCTGGCAGCGTCGCGGACCAGCGTTTCATAAGCCACGTACCGGCCGCAGCCATAGGTCAGGCGCAGATACTCGGCGCGCCACGTCCGGCCCGCCTGCTCCGACCCGGCGGCTTGATTCCACAGCGTCCATGAATCCAGCAACGCAGTGAGCAGATCGAACAGGACAGCTTTCGGGTAAGCGCGGTCCACTGACGGTAGAGATGGCTTCAAGGCTTTGGCCCCTTTCATAATCGAAGTGATTCACTGACGCCGATTATAAAGTCGAAAAAAGCCGCATCCATTAAGACGATATAACTCTTACCTTTAACAAAATTGCATATTGGTCGAGAGGATCGCTGAAGGGACCATGCAGTGCCGAACCAGCGGCACGGTGTCATGTCGCCCGCCATTCCGGCGTGGGCTTGAACCGTTCCTGCAAAAACGTCATGAAGTGCCGCGTCCTGGCGGGCAAACCGGTCCGGTTATGCGCCAATGCGATGATATTGGCATCGCTGGTTTTCCACGCCGGCAACAGCCTGATCAGCCGGCCACTTCGCAGATCGTCGGCCACGTCCCACTCGGATCGCAAGATCACGCCACGGCCCTCGCACGCCCAGCGGCGGATGACGTCGCCGTCGTTGCAACTCAGCTTCGATGGCACCCGAACGCTACGCGTCGTCTTGCCTTTGCTGAAATGCCATAAGGAAGCATCCTCGTTATTTTCGGGAAGCACGATGCAGGGCATCTGCATCAGCTCATCCGGGCCGGCAGGCATACCGAAGCGTTTTACCAGCGATGGCGCCGCACAGACAAAGCGCGCATTCGGCGCGAGCGTGTGCCCGATCAGATTCGAATCGCGCAGTTCGCCGATATGGACAACGACATCGAAGCGATCCGACGTTTCCGTCAACGGACGATCGGACAGCGTCAGCGTAATCGTGACATCCGGGTGGTGCCGCTGAAATTCCGCAACCGCAGGGGCGATATATCGCCGGCCGAAGCCAAGCGGCGCATTGACTTTCAGGGTCCCGATCAGTCCTCCGCTGCGCTCGCGCAACTCGTCGAATAGCGCATCGAACGCTTGCATCAAGGTCCCCCCGCGCTGACACAGCAATTGCCCCTCCTCGGTAAAGAGCAGCTTGCGCGCGGTGCGATCGATCAACCGCATTCCCAGCTTCTTTTCCAGTAGTTGCAACCGTTGCGTAACCGCGGACGGCGACAAACCCAGTTTCCGCGACGCTGCGGTAAGGCTGCCGCTATCGCGAATCGTCAGCAGAAATCGGATATCGCCGGAGTCTGTCATTTTCAGTATGGTTAACTTTGATAGTTAGATAGATTAAATCGACGCCTCCCGTAGTTCAAGTACTCTCGGCGCATTCGAACGGGACGGCATGCAAACCGAAGACGCCGCACGCCACCAGACGGGCGGCCGCATGCCGCGTTCGCACCGTTCAAAAGCGATGGTGCAAAACGACATTCTGCAAATCGTCGTATTTGCCTGACCTTGACGTCTTACGTCATGTGGCTGGCACCCATCGGTGTCGGCGCGGCTTTGTGCGGCATTATCGCCATGCGCGGCCTCGGCATTCTGGTGTCGTACGGCAAGCTGATCGCGGGTTTCTATGCTGCTTTGGCGCTGCTGGTCGCGTTGATCGTCTGCGCGGGTCGATGGGTCCTTGGGAAGGACATTTATCGATTGCTGGCGTTGATGAAGAGCCCTTTTCTGATCGGTTTCGCGACGGCCAGCAGTGAAGCCGCTTTTCCGTTGACGATCGAGCAACTCGAACGATTTGGCGTGTCCCGCCGTATCGCCGGATTCGTGCTGCCCCTCGGCTATTCCTTCAATCTCGACGGCTCGATGGTGTACCAAGCCTTTGCCGTGATTTTTATTGCCCAAGCGTTTCACGTCGACATGAGCTTCATGCAGCAGCTCGGCGTATTGCTCGTCATGTTGATCACCAGCAAAGGCATGGCGGGCGTCCCGCGCGCGTCGCTCGTCGTGGTTGCCGCGTCGCTGCCGGCATTCGGTCTACCGGCTGCGGGACTGATGCTTATCCTCGGCATCGACCCGTTTTTCGACATGGGAAGAACTGCAGTCAGCGTTTTGGGAAACAGCGTCGCGGCGGCGGCCATCGCGAAGTGGGAAGGAAGCGCCGACGCCCTGAATGCGAAGACAGCGGCGGAAACGACCATCGAAGCCTCGCGCTGAGCGTCCTGCCCGCCGACCGGGCAGGCACCGATTCCGCCTATCTCACTTACACGCTACGATCCGCTTATCACACGATCTCGGATGCCTTGCCACGATGACCGCCTCGCCAGAACGCTTTACCCTCTCAAGCACGACGCTGGAAGCCCAACTCGTCCCGGAATGGGGCGGTCGCGTCGTGTTATTGCGCAGTCGCCCCGATGCTGTCGATCTAGCGGAGCCATTGCGTGGCGATACCTTCTCGCCAGTTTATTGGCCGAAGGGCGGCATCTATCCGCTGGTGCCCTATTCGAATCGCATTCGCAATGCGCATCTCCAATTCCGCGAGCGGTCGTTCAGCCTGCCTCCGCATCCGGAGGCATCGCCGCATACCTTGCACGGGGTCGCACAGACGATGCCATGGCAGGTCGTCGACCACACCGCGCACAGCGCGACGCTATCGCTTCACTACGAAGGGCCGCATTGGCCTTGGCGATTCAGCGCGGAACAATATTTCGTCGTCGAAGGGAATCATTTACATCAACGTCTCTCCCTGACGAATCGATCCGACACGGCGATGCCGGCCGGTCTCGGCAGTCATCCGTATTTGCAATTCGGTCCCGGCGACACCGCACACTTTCACGCCGAGCGCTCGTGGACAATCGACCGATTCCAGATCGCGACGGGGGAATCCGCCGTGCTGACCCAGGCCACCGTGATGCGCAAGTCGGCCCCCGACGATGTCGATATCGGGGGCTATTTCTCCGAATGGAATGGGATCTTATCGCTCGAACGCAAGGAGGGGACGGTGCGCGTATCGACGCCCGACTTCTCGCATCTGGTCCTGTTTGCGCCGGCGGGCCTGCGCTATTTGTGCGTCGAGCCGGTCAGCCACGTTGCCGACGGCTTCAATCTCGCGGCCCTTGGGGTGCCGCACACGGGCATGGAAATCCTGGAACCGGGCGCGACGTTGGAACGCAGCCTAAGCATCGAATGGATTCCGCGTCGCGCGACGTGAAGGAAAAAAGGTCGCGCATGTAGTGACGAAAACCCTCAAGAAACAAAAAACCGTGCCGATAACCTAAGGACGAACCGGCCAAAATCACTCACACCAGGCAGAGACGCTGCCTCTCGTGGATCCGTGCCCGGTCAGATCTGGTACCGCCTTTATGGCCAGCCAGACGCTAGGAATTGCCGAGGCACTCTATGAATCAAGCGCAGATCAGAAAAAAATTCCGAGATTTCGATGGCAATAACGCATCCATCAGCACCACGTCGGACGACTTGGCCGATTGGCTCGCGGAAAATCTCTCAAAGCTGCAACCCGCCGATGTCGATTTTCTCGTCGCGGTAGGACGTACCTTGTACACGTCGGAAACGGAGCAACGCTGGCGCGACGCGTGGTGACGCGTGCGAAAAGATAGCGACGTCTGCGTCTCGAGTCGTATTCGATAGGCTATAAGCAACCTGCTGTATCAGTGATCGCGCATCGC contains:
- a CDS encoding arabinose ABC transporter substrate-binding protein, yielding MMETTTMRISMKVYGRAVAAGLLTSMLALASAQSHAEKLGFLVKQPEEPWFQTEWKFADKAGQKDGFDVLKIAVPDGEKTLAAIDSLAANGAKGFVICTPDPRLGPAIVAKAKAAGLKVVAVDDQFVNSKGQPMTDVPLVMMAATKVGERQGQELYKEMQKRHWDPKITGAMVITANELDTARRRTDGAMSALKAAGFPASQIYTVPTKSNDIPGALDAGNSLLVQHPNVKNWLIIGMNDNTVLGGVRATEGNGFQAPNVIGIGINGVDAVNELSKTKPTGFYGSLLPSPDIHGTKSITMLHDWVTKGIEPPKFTEVTDVVLITRDNFHEELKKKGLE
- a CDS encoding SDR family oxidoreductase, with product MTTTASNNGPDDLPASNSTASHSTETAHKRYATYPSLKDRSVFISGGATGIGATLVSAFVAQGARVGFVDLDKAAGEALVEKLGANPATVHRPCFVACDVTEEAALNEAIATVRAACGPITILVNNAANDKRHRIEETSYAFWDKGIAVNLRHQFFAAQQVMEDMKQAGGGSIVNFGSTSWKLKQGGMPAYTASKAAVQGLTRCLARDLGPFKIRVNTVVPGWVMTEKQLALWVDDAAKDDIAKGQCINEPLLPEHIANMTLFLAADDSAMCTAQDFVVDGGWT
- a CDS encoding SMP-30/gluconolactonase/LRE family protein, producing the protein MIELHAQLFHDAKATLGECILWDDAESALYWTDIENAVLWRHTFAADVDWSSGAPRHYETHHWRLPERLASFALCSRRGWLLLGLASRLALFEPASGTLVDIAAVEADEARTRVNDGRCDPQGRFVFGMFDQSAEPEAIGHFWRLNADLRLERLPLPRVACANSIAFDTEAFHRPRGAASVDTASSAQGQTSADTWLYFADSMTRQIHRADYFADGRIGSPVHFATLQADESSPDGSTIDRDGGLWNAHWDGSRMVRFDTHGAVSAHVHVAASRLTCATFGGPDRRTLFITSARTGMDGAALAAEPLAGGIFAVRTDFTGMPEHRFKGA
- a CDS encoding porin, with the protein product MKKALIVTSLASLAFPLTSAFAQSSVTLYGRLDAGIEYMNGLQPTTPGGGSSRWRAESGDWGTSLWGLKGAEELGGGMQAVFRLEGAFNTMTGTGPGNNQIFDRFATVGLASKQYGTFNMGRELAIANGVWDFDPFGQSNWSSASLVRGRNWNHTSNNVSYQSPNFAGFDFAGQYSLSNATNFNGNGTTTQGRADGAQVTYTSSVFQVRGIYDELRDSANGALDSAFTASREYTGAVNVFLGPFTVRAAYQAIRSSGGAYIAGQPTSLDHEWGGITWQATPAATVTAAVYHVNANKGSGNATMYALGGTYNLSKRTQLHLEAATVQNSSTANFSLNANAAGTTPDTGNPLAGHSQTGVFAGIEHLF
- a CDS encoding epoxide hydrolase family protein, producing MRDITPFQIAIPDSEWQDLRDRLRLTRWAAAPLVDDWSDGSDTAFLRELVTYWQDAFDWREQERRLNALPQWHACIDGQTIHFVHQRGKGPKPMPLVLTHGWPGSFIEMEALIPMLTDPAAFGGDPADAFDVVVPSLPGYGFSAPPRETGMNPRRIAALWQRLMSGLGYPRFVAQGGDIGAGVSMWLARDFPEQVAGFHLNYIPGAFQPSLDGAPPSPEEARYLTRSAQWAAAEGAYAALHATKPHTLAQALTDSPAGLAAWIVEKCRSWSDCDGDVTRVLSRDTLLTDISIYWFSRTIDASLRLYKESKACPLAFAQGERIAPPCGVAVFPREISMPPRSWVERVCHVQRWTSMPRGGHFAALEQPALLAEDLRAFCRPLRR
- a CDS encoding RidA family protein is translated as MVGEFEPKLPQFPDTPTLARPGGHYSHVSVANGFVFVSGQLPITASGEKLIDATFEAQTAQVLDNVKQALAAAGVGVAQLVQVRVYLDDIDNWPRFNEIYAQWAGAARPARAIVPTGPLHFGFKIEVEVTAVTR
- a CDS encoding DSD1 family PLP-dependent enzyme, whose product is MSLDLLDTPAAIIDVPRMDHNIALMQQHMRTLGVHFRPHVKTTKCVEVVRAQIAAGAKGITVSTLKEAEAFFAAGVVDILYAVGIDPSKLKRAMALKQKGCDLKLVVDNPAAALAVGEFVREQGVAFEVWIEVDTDGHRSGITPEEESLLEVGRILRDADVKIGGVMTHAGSSYELNTPDALEALAEQERAGCVRAAQRLRDIGLACEGVSVGSTPTALAARHLEGVTEVRAGVYVLFDLVMRNVGVCRFDDIALSVLTTVIGHQADKGWAILDAGWMAMSRDRGTSKQDRDFGYGQPCTLDGTPIAGYLLSGANQEHGILSPIDIDDGSTGSAAVSDTVDIRDRFPIGTKLRILPNHACATGAQFPEYHALDAEGELTVWSRFHGW
- a CDS encoding HAD-IA family hydrolase: MKPSLPSVDRAYPKAVLFDLLTALLDSWTLWNQAAGSEQAGRTWRAEYLRLTYGCGRYVAYETLVRDAASNVGLPASAASALEENWLQLAPWSGALDALQQLQNHCKLAIVTNCSVALGRQAAAIFPVKWDVIVTAEEAGVYKPDPLPYRMALDALGVDAAEAAFVAGSSYDMFGTAAVGLRTYWHNRVGLPLVQGAVAPDLTSSHLDRLVPWVSQFGKATNHHAE
- a CDS encoding LysR family transcriptional regulator, producing MTDSGDIRFLLTIRDSGSLTAASRKLGLSPSAVTQRLQLLEKKLGMRLIDRTARKLLFTEEGQLLCQRGGTLMQAFDALFDELRERSGGLIGTLKVNAPLGFGRRYIAPAVAEFQRHHPDVTITLTLSDRPLTETSDRFDVVVHIGELRDSNLIGHTLAPNARFVCAAPSLVKRFGMPAGPDELMQMPCIVLPENNEDASLWHFSKGKTTRSVRVPSKLSCNDGDVIRRWACEGRGVILRSEWDVADDLRSGRLIRLLPAWKTSDANIIALAHNRTGLPARTRHFMTFLQERFKPTPEWRAT
- a CDS encoding cation:dicarboxylase symporter family transporter encodes the protein MWLAPIGVGAALCGIIAMRGLGILVSYGKLIAGFYAALALLVALIVCAGRWVLGKDIYRLLALMKSPFLIGFATASSEAAFPLTIEQLERFGVSRRIAGFVLPLGYSFNLDGSMVYQAFAVIFIAQAFHVDMSFMQQLGVLLVMLITSKGMAGVPRASLVVVAASLPAFGLPAAGLMLILGIDPFFDMGRTAVSVLGNSVAAAAIAKWEGSADALNAKTAAETTIEASR
- a CDS encoding aldose 1-epimerase, which produces MTASPERFTLSSTTLEAQLVPEWGGRVVLLRSRPDAVDLAEPLRGDTFSPVYWPKGGIYPLVPYSNRIRNAHLQFRERSFSLPPHPEASPHTLHGVAQTMPWQVVDHTAHSATLSLHYEGPHWPWRFSAEQYFVVEGNHLHQRLSLTNRSDTAMPAGLGSHPYLQFGPGDTAHFHAERSWTIDRFQIATGESAVLTQATVMRKSAPDDVDIGGYFSEWNGILSLERKEGTVRVSTPDFSHLVLFAPAGLRYLCVEPVSHVADGFNLAALGVPHTGMEILEPGATLERSLSIEWIPRRAT